Proteins encoded by one window of Paenibacillus sp. DCT19:
- a CDS encoding acyltransferase family protein translates to MSVKKEKLIEIYFLRSISCLAIVLTHSIGFSTKFYTDLLNSSHVIGRNILDSLNLLLKFGTPMFVFISILLLSYSYRDGIRKGFLLKRFKYIFIPFLIFSGIYSGLAVSGFLDAENRSFGSLPSVLFQHIFLAGFHGYFVVIIFQFYILFYLFKKLLDQWNPLTVITVSFIINVAYLGFFNFVGKIESIPLSGIIWSSFNWLPFVGWLFYFSLAYYCGRNIEQFKALLAQHKVWVSTLPLVLMGIVLFLYHSEIIPVSDSKRIDMLLLTTFLFFGLYQFASRLQRVPRSLLLISDYSFGIYLVHWFYLHLMAQLLQAASLSLGYFTIPVLFLGALTFSIITVYLLNRVRVGKFVVGQIGKGRSATPVQVERSTTGEVPA, encoded by the coding sequence ATGTCTGTGAAAAAAGAGAAATTAATTGAAATTTATTTTCTCCGAAGCATCTCATGTCTAGCCATCGTACTCACACACTCGATCGGTTTCTCCACCAAGTTTTATACCGACCTGTTGAATTCTTCGCACGTCATTGGAAGAAACATTTTGGATAGTCTGAACCTTCTTCTCAAATTCGGCACCCCAATGTTTGTCTTCATCTCCATTCTCCTACTCTCCTACTCATACCGCGACGGAATAAGAAAGGGATTCCTCCTCAAACGGTTCAAGTACATCTTCATTCCATTTCTTATATTCAGCGGAATTTACAGCGGACTTGCTGTATCCGGATTTCTTGACGCGGAGAATCGGAGCTTCGGAAGCCTACCCAGCGTGTTATTCCAACATATCTTTCTGGCAGGATTCCACGGATATTTCGTAGTGATTATCTTTCAATTCTACATACTGTTCTACCTGTTCAAAAAACTCCTTGATCAATGGAATCCCTTAACTGTAATCACCGTCTCATTCATCATTAATGTCGCTTATCTTGGATTCTTCAATTTTGTAGGCAAAATTGAAAGCATTCCGCTATCCGGCATCATCTGGAGTAGCTTTAATTGGCTGCCTTTTGTCGGTTGGTTGTTTTACTTCTCACTCGCCTACTACTGTGGTCGAAATATAGAACAGTTCAAAGCCCTTCTTGCCCAACATAAAGTATGGGTTAGCACGCTTCCATTGGTTCTGATGGGAATCGTATTATTCCTGTACCATAGCGAAATCATTCCTGTCTCCGATTCCAAGCGGATTGATATGCTCTTGCTCACGACCTTTCTCTTCTTCGGGCTATACCAATTCGCAAGCCGACTTCAACGCGTTCCACGAAGTTTACTTCTTATCAGTGACTACTCCTTCGGGATCTATCTTGTTCACTGGTTCTACCTTCATCTGATGGCACAGTTACTACAAGCCGCCTCCTTATCATTAGGGTATTTCACGATTCCGGTTCTGTTCCTAGGGGCTCTCACGTTCTCCATCATCACGGTGTATTTACTCAATCGCGTTCGCGTTGGAAAATTCGTGGTCGGTCAGATTGGGAAGGGACGAAGCGCTACTCCTGTTCAGGTGGAGCGTAGCACAACAGGAGAAGTACCTGCCTAA
- a CDS encoding DapH/DapD/GlmU-related protein, whose protein sequence is MVFPNKVKIAYGKMRGWAVFGKIQPTLGLLPRIRGKVYLNKSGELQVGKRLNIIGKPWGTQLTVVKGARLTIGDDVLINAGVGIAANIEVVIGNNVMIGPRTSIFDSAYHRIDSLDDGSEMAQRITIQDNAWIGTGALILPGVTIGKNAVVAAGSTVTKDVPDNTLVAGAPAKVIRELTIHDGWIRR, encoded by the coding sequence ATGGTATTTCCGAACAAGGTGAAGATTGCGTATGGCAAGATGCGGGGATGGGCTGTGTTCGGAAAAATACAACCTACACTTGGACTACTGCCGAGAATACGAGGCAAAGTGTATTTGAACAAATCGGGAGAACTACAGGTAGGTAAACGACTTAATATCATAGGGAAACCTTGGGGAACCCAGCTAACAGTGGTCAAAGGAGCACGTCTAACCATTGGTGACGATGTACTGATTAACGCAGGCGTAGGAATAGCCGCCAATATAGAGGTTGTCATTGGTAACAATGTGATGATTGGACCGCGCACAAGTATATTCGATAGTGCATACCACCGAATCGATTCTCTGGATGATGGGAGTGAGATGGCACAGCGGATAACGATTCAGGATAATGCCTGGATTGGAACAGGGGCTCTCATTCTTCCTGGCGTAACGATTGGCAAAAATGCCGTGGTTGCTGCCGGAAGCACCGTCACCAAGGATGTTCCTGATAACACCCTTGTGGCTGGAGCACCTGCCAAAGTCATTCGGGAATTAACCATCCATGACGGATGGATTAGAAGATAG
- a CDS encoding ABC transporter permease → MTGRALSSDWLKIRGKGIWFLVFLAPIGLTLMQALNFGLRLDYLKGVYGGNLWEGLLENVIVFVPLALMLGATIISSMMANVEHEQGSWKQLLALPISRPAVYLAKFIMTCVLLIISCLLLSVGTIGLGLIFGFDASAIPWLSIVKLGILPLAGALPVLSVELWLTMVSKNQALPVTFGIVLAVTGMFALTISPHFPLAWSMMAWKGSLIYPALGLGVGILIMLMGMVHFSRKDVA, encoded by the coding sequence ATGACGGGACGTGCTTTATCATCGGATTGGCTTAAGATTCGTGGCAAGGGCATCTGGTTTCTTGTATTCCTAGCTCCGATTGGTCTTACACTGATGCAGGCGTTGAATTTTGGATTACGATTGGATTATCTAAAAGGTGTTTATGGCGGAAACCTATGGGAAGGTCTTCTGGAGAATGTCATCGTCTTTGTACCCCTGGCGCTCATGTTAGGAGCAACCATTATTAGTTCCATGATGGCGAATGTGGAGCATGAACAGGGCTCATGGAAACAACTGCTGGCATTACCTATTTCAAGACCAGCGGTGTACTTAGCTAAATTCATCATGACCTGTGTGCTGCTGATCATTTCTTGTTTGCTGTTATCTGTTGGCACTATTGGGCTGGGATTGATCTTTGGGTTTGATGCGAGTGCGATTCCGTGGTTATCCATTGTTAAATTAGGTATTCTGCCGCTGGCTGGCGCACTGCCCGTATTATCCGTGGAGCTATGGCTCACCATGGTTTCCAAGAATCAGGCTCTACCTGTAACGTTTGGGATTGTTCTTGCAGTGACAGGCATGTTTGCGCTGACCATCTCACCACATTTTCCACTTGCTTGGTCAATGATGGCTTGGAAAGGCTCCTTGATCTATCCCGCGTTGGGCTTAGGCGTAGGCATCTTGATTATGCTGATGGGTATGGTTCATTTCAGCCGGAAGGATGTGGCGTAG